One window from the genome of Longimicrobiales bacterium encodes:
- a CDS encoding response regulator, which yields MSRPPLALLVCPHEWAARSLDTILGPQGFALLHAFTGDQALERVRESDPDVVIIHGDMPDMDTEQLCLRLTVDGGLSPAAPVIAFHSTPISREERLRLLAAGAWDVFAPLDAEELLLRIERSIQGKLEADRARENALLDADTSLYSWQGIVRRMRELGAAADRHGRPLACVVVTSGEPPTPVDSVEFARTLRHVTRSSDVVGRSGPGEFVIITPDTDASGARTLAERIRTATTATVSGAATYSIGTYGVRDLRAARLDPMELLVRATVRAHEPETNTS from the coding sequence GTGTCCAGGCCGCCCCTGGCCCTGCTGGTCTGTCCGCACGAGTGGGCGGCGCGGTCCCTGGATACGATCCTCGGCCCGCAGGGCTTTGCCCTGCTGCACGCCTTCACCGGCGACCAGGCGCTCGAACGCGTGCGGGAGAGTGACCCCGACGTCGTGATCATCCACGGCGACATGCCGGACATGGATACCGAGCAGCTCTGCCTGCGGCTGACCGTGGACGGTGGCCTCTCACCGGCGGCCCCGGTGATCGCGTTCCACAGCACCCCCATCTCGCGCGAGGAGCGGCTCCGCCTGCTGGCCGCCGGCGCATGGGACGTGTTCGCACCCCTGGACGCCGAGGAGTTGCTGCTTCGTATCGAGCGTTCCATCCAGGGCAAGCTGGAGGCGGACCGCGCGCGCGAGAACGCGCTGCTCGACGCGGATACCTCTCTCTACAGCTGGCAGGGCATCGTCCGGCGCATGCGCGAGCTCGGCGCCGCCGCCGACCGCCACGGCCGCCCCCTGGCCTGCGTCGTCGTTACCTCCGGCGAGCCGCCGACTCCGGTCGACTCCGTCGAGTTCGCCCGCACGCTGCGCCACGTCACGCGCAGCTCCGACGTCGTAGGGCGCAGCGGGCCGGGCGAGTTTGTCATCATCACACCCGATACCGACGCGTCCGGCGCGCGCACCCTCGCCGAGCGCATTCGCACCGCCACGACCGCGACCGTGAGCGGCGCCGCGACGTACAGCATCGGCACGTATGGCGTGCGCGATCTGCGCGCCGCGCGGCTCGACCCGATGGAGCTGCTCGTTCGCGCTACTGTCCGCGCGCACGAGCCGGAGACCAACACCAGCTAG